From a region of the Acinetobacter larvae genome:
- a CDS encoding PqiC family protein, with the protein MKSIAQRSCNTILMMRFTTMIAAVFALSACSSAPVVNYYALNTQGAVLTDSKVRVIEVLPVSLPDRINRVPIVVQDLNGKIKILENERWTSTLAAELRDNLSAGLQQQLGAVDRYNSGMVGGKVAYRIASDFSHFDIIHNPNAQQQIEVAVAWIVKRNDPNTSLEKNTTQHQQLTCRMHFTQSVSPPQQDQPPQHHQMQDTISGANIALNRVVNAMALSIVAFDAQKTAPLTEGNCS; encoded by the coding sequence ATGAAAAGCATCGCTCAACGATCTTGCAACACTATTTTAATGATGCGCTTTACCACCATGATAGCGGCTGTGTTCGCGCTTTCAGCCTGCTCAAGTGCCCCTGTAGTAAACTATTATGCCTTAAACACGCAGGGTGCAGTTTTGACCGACTCCAAGGTCAGGGTGATTGAGGTCTTACCCGTGAGCTTACCAGATCGTATTAATCGCGTACCCATCGTGGTGCAGGATCTAAACGGGAAAATTAAAATTTTAGAAAATGAACGCTGGACCTCAACTTTAGCAGCGGAATTACGTGATAATTTATCTGCAGGCTTGCAACAACAACTCGGTGCAGTTGATCGCTATAACAGTGGTATGGTCGGTGGTAAGGTGGCTTATCGGATTGCCAGCGATTTTTCTCATTTCGATATCATCCATAACCCAAATGCACAGCAGCAGATTGAGGTTGCGGTGGCATGGATTGTAAAGCGCAATGATCCCAACACCAGCTTAGAAAAAAACACAACGCAGCATCAGCAATTGACCTGTCGAATGCATTTTACCCAGTCCGTCTCACCACCACAGCAAGATCAACCGCCACAGCATCATCAAATGCAAGATACCATCAGTGGTGCCAATATTGCTTTAAATCGCGTGGTCAATGCTATGGCACTGTCAATTGTCGCATTCGATGCCCAGAAAACCGCCCCTCTTACTGAGGGCAACTGTTCATAG
- a CDS encoding PqiB family protein, which yields MADNTVNNPETTQDRTQTSEHAVLLTEPEKKQKRWRPALIWLVPFVALLIAISLAAKAVLDKGPSIDVSFRTAEGLIAGKTTVRYKQVDIGLVRQINLSDDRSHIIAKIDLRKDASNFAAKDSRFWVVRPRVGTGGISGIDTLLSGAYIEVDGGKATETQNTFTGLEIPPVVHSDMPGKVFFLKAQDLGSLDIGVPIYYRKINVGQITAYKLASDGKSVDLQTFIQAPYDQFVTTNTRFWQASGVDVSLNASGFNLDTQSLASIVAGGIAFDHPDNAAGSIAPNQSAFNLSNSRKEAMKAPDGKAAPIIMYFDSSLRGLSIGAPIDFMGIEIGNVKAINVVFDRSYTQLRMRVDANIYPSRLAHGKEIDPQGEIFKNFIANGWRAQIRTGNLLTGQNYIAFDRFPKAKAARLKIAADGATEVPTTATELSGLQAQVSQIADKVSKFPLDEIGQDVRKTLNNMNKTIESTDKLVKQLDGKVAPNLQATLDDVRKTMQSSESILSSDAPMQQDIRQALQQLTRAAASLQLMADYIEQHPESLIRGKKAEAKK from the coding sequence ATGGCCGATAATACTGTAAATAATCCAGAAACAACACAAGACAGAACGCAGACTTCTGAGCATGCGGTGCTTCTGACTGAACCTGAAAAAAAGCAGAAGCGCTGGCGTCCTGCACTGATTTGGTTAGTTCCATTTGTCGCTTTGCTCATCGCAATCTCGCTTGCAGCCAAAGCAGTACTCGATAAAGGACCGTCTATTGATGTCTCTTTTCGGACCGCTGAAGGGTTGATCGCAGGCAAAACCACTGTACGCTATAAGCAAGTCGATATTGGCTTAGTCCGCCAAATTAATCTTTCTGATGATCGTTCGCACATTATTGCCAAAATTGATTTACGTAAAGATGCAAGTAATTTTGCCGCCAAAGATTCGCGCTTTTGGGTGGTCAGACCGCGTGTTGGTACCGGCGGAATTTCGGGAATTGATACCTTATTATCTGGTGCTTATATTGAAGTAGATGGCGGTAAAGCCACAGAAACACAAAATACTTTTACTGGACTTGAAATTCCGCCTGTGGTGCATTCGGACATGCCCGGTAAAGTGTTTTTCTTAAAAGCACAAGATCTTGGCTCTCTCGATATCGGTGTGCCGATTTACTATCGTAAAATTAATGTCGGACAAATTACCGCATACAAATTGGCAAGCGATGGGAAAAGTGTTGATTTACAAACTTTTATTCAAGCGCCTTATGATCAATTTGTCACAACCAATACACGCTTTTGGCAAGCCAGTGGTGTCGATGTGTCCTTAAATGCATCCGGTTTTAATTTAGATACTCAATCACTGGCCAGTATTGTTGCAGGCGGTATTGCATTTGATCATCCAGACAACGCAGCAGGTAGCATTGCACCCAATCAAAGTGCTTTTAATTTGTCCAACAGCCGAAAAGAAGCCATGAAAGCACCAGATGGTAAAGCCGCGCCAATTATCATGTATTTTGATAGCTCATTGCGCGGTCTTAGTATCGGGGCGCCGATTGATTTTATGGGTATCGAAATTGGCAATGTTAAAGCCATTAATGTCGTATTTGATCGCTCTTATACGCAATTACGCATGCGTGTAGATGCCAATATTTATCCAAGTCGCCTAGCACATGGCAAAGAGATTGATCCACAAGGTGAGATTTTCAAAAACTTTATTGCCAATGGTTGGCGTGCCCAGATTCGCACTGGAAACTTGTTGACTGGGCAAAATTATATTGCCTTTGATCGCTTTCCCAAAGCCAAAGCAGCACGCTTAAAAATTGCCGCAGATGGTGCGACCGAAGTGCCAACAACAGCAACGGAATTAAGTGGTTTACAAGCGCAGGTTTCGCAAATCGCAGATAAAGTGAGTAAATTCCCCTTAGATGAAATTGGGCAAGATGTTCGCAAAACATTGAACAACATGAATAAAACCATAGAATCTACCGACAAGTTAGTCAAACAGCTCGATGGCAAAGTCGCGCCCAACTTACAGGCGACACTGGATGATGTACGTAAAACCATGCAATCGAGTGAGTCGATTTTATCCAGTGATGCGCCAATGCAACAAGATATACGACAAGCACTCCAACAATTGACCCGTGCAGCAGCATCCTTACAGCTTATGGCAGATTATATTGAACAACATCCTGAATCATTGATTCGTGGTAAGAAAGCAGAGGCTAAGAAATAA